In candidate division WOR-1 bacterium RIFOXYB2_FULL_36_35, a genomic segment contains:
- a CDS encoding 3-phosphoshikimate 1-carboxyvinyltransferase — protein MPKQLKISPVQGLQGEVSLPGDKSISHRAIMLSSLASGESILHNFLQSEDCIATANCFREMGIQIKFEGDKAFVVGKGLQGLFRPSKTLDVGNSGTTMRLLSGMLAGQKFESQITGDSSIQKRPMKRIIAPLSLMGAKIEGIQGAKNEIFPPLKITGTKLSGIEYNLKVASAQVKSAILLAGLYAGGQTTIIEPIQTRDHTERMFGFFGINLTRFNREISIEAPNDFVGREIFVPGDISSAAYFIVSALIVPNSNITIKNIGTNPTRTGFLQVLKKMGAQIEIADEEVLSGEPRATIKIRKQIVATQNLVPSAGLKGIEIGGEIIPNIIDEIPILAVLATQAEGITIIKDAVELRVKESDRIKTTVSELKKMGADISEKEDGMVIHGPTKLKGAKIQSYGDHRIAMSTAIAGLVAESETIIEEAACIETSFPGFEARIQQLITNSLYI, from the coding sequence AAAATCTCCCCCGTGCAAGGGCTACAAGGTGAAGTTTCGCTTCCAGGCGACAAGTCGATTTCCCATCGCGCGATCATGTTGAGCTCGCTGGCAAGCGGAGAAAGCATTCTCCACAATTTTCTACAGTCTGAAGATTGCATCGCAACCGCCAATTGCTTCCGTGAAATGGGGATACAAATAAAGTTTGAAGGAGATAAAGCTTTTGTCGTCGGCAAAGGATTGCAAGGGCTTTTCCGACCAAGTAAAACTCTTGATGTTGGCAATTCCGGCACAACAATGCGGCTCCTTTCCGGAATGCTTGCAGGGCAAAAATTTGAATCACAAATTACTGGCGACTCTTCAATACAAAAAAGACCGATGAAAAGGATTATAGCGCCTCTCTCTCTTATGGGAGCAAAAATAGAAGGAATTCAAGGGGCTAAAAATGAGATATTCCCTCCGCTTAAAATCACAGGAACCAAACTTTCGGGAATTGAGTATAATTTAAAGGTTGCTTCCGCGCAGGTCAAGTCAGCAATACTTCTTGCAGGCCTTTATGCAGGCGGGCAAACAACTATCATTGAACCCATCCAGACGAGAGACCATACCGAGAGAATGTTCGGTTTTTTTGGCATCAATTTAACGCGGTTTAATAGAGAAATTTCCATAGAAGCCCCAAATGATTTTGTGGGTCGAGAAATTTTTGTTCCGGGAGATATTTCTTCCGCCGCCTATTTTATCGTGTCCGCGCTTATCGTTCCAAATTCTAATATTACTATTAAAAATATCGGAACAAATCCTACAAGGACAGGGTTTCTCCAAGTTTTAAAAAAAATGGGCGCACAAATTGAGATTGCAGACGAAGAGGTTTTATCGGGAGAACCGAGAGCCACAATTAAAATTAGAAAGCAGATCGTAGCGACACAAAATCTTGTGCCGTCTGCAGGGTTGAAAGGGATCGAAATTGGTGGGGAGATAATTCCAAATATAATTGATGAGATTCCTATTCTTGCGGTTTTGGCGACACAGGCTGAAGGGATCACAATTATAAAAGATGCAGTGGAACTTCGTGTGAAAGAGAGCGACAGGATAAAGACAACAGTTTCCGAGCTTAAAAAGATGGGCGCTGATATTTCCGAAAAAGAGGATGGGATGGTAATTCACGGACCAACAAAATTAAAAGGGGCAAAAATCCAAAGCTATGGAGACCACAGGATAGCAATGTCAACCGCCATTGCAGGACTTGTTGCGGAGAGCGAAACAATAATAGAAGAAGCTGCTTGCATTGAGACTTCTTTCCCAGGATTTGAAGCGCGGATTCAACAATTGATTACTAATAGCTTATATATCTAA